The window CGCGGGTCGAGCAGGCCATAGCTCAGATCGACCACGATATTCGCCAGCACCACCAGTGTCGCATAGATCAGCGTCGAGCCCATGATCATCGAGTAATCGCGCTGGAAGATCGCATCGACGAAGAACTTGCCGACGCCGGGGATGCTGAAGATCGACTCAGTGATCACCGCGCCGGTGATCAGGTCGACCAACGCCGGGCCAAGCACCGTCACCACCGGGATGAGCGCGTTGCGCATAATGTGCCGCGAGATCACCATGCGATCACTCAGGCCCTTGGCCCGCGCGGTGCGCACGTAATCTTGCCGCTTGACCTCGAGCACGGTTGTGCGCGTGATCCGTGTGATGAACGACATGGTCGACAGGCCCAGCACCAGGCCCGGCGCAATATATGGCCGCCAGGTATCCCAGTCGTTATTCGTGATCGAGATCCACTTCAGCGTGGTGCCGAAGAAGATAATCACCAGCAAGCCGATCACAAACGTCGGGATCGACACGCCAATCGTTGCAAAAAATAGGCTCAGGTAGTCGGCCAGCGAGTTCTGGCGCAGCGCGGCGATCACGCCCAGCGGCACGCCTACCACCACCGCAAATATCAGCGCGAACAACCCTAGCCGCACCGAGTAGGGCCACTGCTTGAAGATAATATCCTGGACACTCTTGCCGCGCTGGCGATACGACGGGCCGAGATCGCCTTTGGCGGCATTAAAAATATAGTTAAAGAATTGGCTATCAAGATACGCCCGCGCGATCTTGAATGGGTTGCGCTCGCCGCTGTTCCACAGCTTGCTGGATGCCCCAGGG of the Candidatus Kouleothrix ribensis genome contains:
- a CDS encoding ABC transporter permease translates to MLGFFIRRLLWAIPVLFFVALVSFFLMHQAPGGPFDKDNNKKQVDGATLKALNARFGLDKPQYFNPGASSKLWNSGERNPFKIARAYLDSQFFNYIFNAAKGDLGPSYRQRGKSVQDIIFKQWPYSVRLGLFALIFAVVVGVPLGVIAALRQNSLADYLSLFFATIGVSIPTFVIGLLVIIFFGTTLKWISITNNDWDTWRPYIAPGLVLGLSTMSFITRITRTTVLEVKRQDYVRTARAKGLSDRMVISRHIMRNALIPVVTVLGPALVDLITGAVITESIFSIPGVGKFFVDAIFQRDYSMIMGSTLIYATLVVLANIVVDLSYGLLDPRIRSQG